In Sulfitobacter sp. W027, a single window of DNA contains:
- the tcuB gene encoding tricarballylate utilization 4Fe-4S protein TcuB, whose protein sequence is MQIDLLQEARRQAEICNACRYCEGYCSVFPALQAERAFSDGDLTQLANLCHNCRGCYYACQYTAPHEFELNLPQALADVRQDSWEEFAFPRAAGKAFQKNGLAIVLATVLGFALLFWAALALAAAGGEGFYAVLSHNAMVAIFLPAFLFPLLSIAIGLRRYWQTVGGAPVRLSHLNGAIASAANMRNLKGGHGDGCNFEDEDRFTHARRYAHQAIMYGFLLCFASTSAGTLMHYLLDMPAPYGLFSAPKVLGLSGGVLLVLGCSKMVWLKLRSDKSLGASNAFGGEIAFTGLLGFVGLSGLLLYAASGSGWMPGLLVIHLGAVLAFFLLTPFTKMAHGFYRLAALVRDAQRHDY, encoded by the coding sequence ATGCAAATTGATCTACTCCAAGAGGCCCGCCGTCAGGCCGAAATCTGCAATGCCTGTCGCTATTGCGAGGGCTACTGTTCTGTCTTCCCGGCCCTACAGGCCGAACGTGCCTTCTCGGACGGAGACCTGACGCAACTGGCGAACCTCTGTCACAATTGCCGGGGCTGTTACTACGCCTGCCAATACACCGCCCCGCATGAGTTTGAACTGAACCTGCCGCAAGCCTTAGCCGATGTGCGCCAAGATAGTTGGGAAGAGTTCGCCTTTCCACGTGCCGCCGGGAAAGCCTTCCAGAAAAACGGCCTCGCCATCGTGCTCGCCACTGTTTTGGGCTTTGCATTGCTGTTCTGGGCTGCCCTTGCGCTGGCCGCTGCGGGGGGCGAAGGTTTCTATGCGGTGTTGTCTCACAATGCGATGGTGGCGATCTTTCTACCCGCCTTTCTGTTTCCACTGCTCAGCATCGCCATCGGCCTGCGGCGCTATTGGCAAACGGTGGGTGGTGCTCCGGTCCGCCTATCTCACCTAAACGGAGCCATCGCTTCGGCCGCGAACATGCGCAACCTCAAGGGCGGCCACGGCGACGGCTGCAACTTTGAAGACGAAGACCGCTTCACCCATGCACGGCGCTATGCGCATCAGGCGATCATGTACGGCTTCCTTCTGTGCTTCGCTTCGACCAGCGCGGGAACTCTGATGCACTATCTGCTGGATATGCCCGCCCCCTATGGGCTGTTTTCGGCGCCCAAGGTTTTGGGGCTTTCTGGTGGAGTTCTATTGGTGTTGGGCTGTAGCAAGATGGTTTGGCTCAAGCTGCGCTCGGACAAATCACTCGGCGCAAGCAATGCCTTTGGCGGTGAGATTGCCTTCACCGGTTTGTTGGGGTTCGTCGGGCTGAGTGGTCTGTTGCTCTATGCGGCAAGCGGTTCTGGCTGGATGCCGGGCCTTCTGGTCATCCACCTCGGCGCGGTGCTGGCGTTTTTCTTGCTGACACCTTTCACCAAGATGGCGCATGGGTTCTATCGCCTGGCCGCATTGGTGCGGGATGCGCAGCGGCATGACTATTAG
- a CDS encoding alanine/ornithine racemase family PLP-dependent enzyme — MSCPRIEVDLCKIRHNTQTLVKRLGLRGVGVTGVTKAVCGHPAIAQAMLDGGATALADARIRNVQRLRSTGLTGPITLIRTPMLSQADEVVQSCEASYNTEIPVISALAAAAIRNGSVHGIILMVEMGDRRDGIFPEKLAEIAQQVRQMPGATLEGIGANFACLNGRAPTASQMAALSELANEIERGGGPSLKIVSGGGSANLPWALGGHATGRVNDLRLGEAILLGVEPLSGERIGGMHTDAFTLVAEVIETGAKPAPFPIALIDPTTERLRIKPAGGAPALMILALGQQDTDIQGLSLPVGTKVVGATSDHLVVGTNRSPLSVGSEMKIQMNYNALMHAMAAPDIEVSLLDDPPTGLPKRTQGKFEHLVPV; from the coding sequence ATGAGTTGCCCACGCATCGAGGTGGACCTATGCAAAATCAGGCACAACACGCAGACATTGGTCAAGCGTTTGGGCCTGCGGGGGGTCGGCGTCACTGGCGTGACGAAGGCTGTCTGCGGGCATCCTGCAATCGCTCAGGCCATGCTCGATGGTGGGGCCACGGCGCTTGCGGATGCACGTATCCGCAATGTGCAAAGGCTACGGTCGACAGGGCTGACAGGCCCGATCACACTGATCCGGACGCCGATGTTAAGTCAGGCTGATGAAGTCGTTCAATCCTGCGAAGCGAGCTATAACACAGAGATTCCAGTCATCTCGGCATTGGCAGCCGCTGCGATCCGCAATGGTTCAGTTCACGGTATCATCCTCATGGTCGAGATGGGGGACCGGCGCGACGGAATATTTCCCGAGAAGCTGGCTGAAATTGCGCAGCAGGTCCGGCAGATGCCCGGGGCCACGCTAGAGGGGATCGGTGCTAACTTTGCTTGTTTGAACGGGCGCGCTCCGACAGCGTCTCAAATGGCCGCGTTAAGCGAGTTGGCGAATGAGATTGAGCGGGGGGGCGGCCCCAGCCTCAAGATCGTATCTGGTGGAGGATCTGCAAACCTACCTTGGGCATTAGGCGGCCACGCAACGGGCCGCGTCAATGACCTCAGGCTGGGCGAGGCGATCCTTCTGGGTGTCGAACCCCTGTCCGGTGAACGGATCGGGGGGATGCATACGGATGCCTTCACACTTGTTGCCGAAGTCATTGAAACGGGTGCAAAACCCGCGCCTTTCCCCATCGCCCTGATCGATCCAACCACGGAACGCCTTCGCATTAAGCCTGCCGGTGGTGCGCCCGCGCTCATGATCCTCGCGCTTGGGCAGCAGGACACCGACATTCAGGGACTTTCATTGCCTGTTGGGACTAAAGTGGTTGGTGCGACCAGCGATCATCTTGTGGTTGGGACGAATCGATCCCCGCTGTCGGTGGGCTCGGAAATGAAAATCCAGATGAACTACAACGCGTTGATGCATGCGATGGCTGCGCCCGACATCGAAGTGAGCCTGTTGGACGATCCACCTACAGGCTTGCCAAAGCGCACCCAAGGCAAGTTTGAACATTTGGTGCCAGTTTAA
- a CDS encoding DUF1611 domain-containing protein, with amino-acid sequence METKSDTVDTIRRPASGAQAPPMSRSDASVALSNTQIAAHPTAIAYCEGNFTRIDGKTANGLVRHSQAYRILSVIDSTYSGQDSGVVLDDRANQIPIFGHLEAAVAHEAVTPDTLIYGMAPSTGRLSTADRGVVLKAIELGMNIVSGLHEYLCDDTEIASAASDLNVTIRDIRKPKASKDMRLFDGSVADVKALRIAVLGTDCAIGKRTTATVLARALNAKGIKTVLVGTGQTGLMQGAKYGIAMDAVPPQFCCGELEGAVVAASDGEQPDVILIEGQGALSHPAFCTSAFILRGSQPDAVILQHAPKRAHRCDFPTMPMPTSSSEIALIEAFADTKVIGVTLNHEGMSEAEITDTIAAQSQELGLPVTDALARPVAELLAMVTAAYPALTRRPVVATV; translated from the coding sequence ATGGAAACGAAATCTGACACTGTCGATACCATCCGCCGTCCGGCCAGCGGTGCGCAAGCGCCGCCAATGAGCCGGAGCGATGCGTCTGTAGCACTATCAAACACGCAGATCGCGGCTCATCCAACAGCGATTGCCTATTGCGAAGGCAACTTTACGCGGATTGATGGCAAGACGGCGAATGGCCTTGTCCGCCATTCCCAAGCGTATCGCATCCTTTCAGTCATCGACAGCACTTATAGCGGACAAGACAGCGGCGTCGTTCTCGATGATAGGGCTAACCAAATACCGATCTTTGGTCATCTCGAAGCAGCGGTGGCCCATGAAGCCGTCACGCCCGATACGCTGATCTATGGGATGGCCCCCTCAACAGGGCGTCTCTCGACTGCGGACCGGGGCGTTGTTCTGAAAGCGATTGAGCTTGGCATGAATATCGTAAGCGGGCTGCATGAATATCTGTGCGATGATACAGAAATAGCCAGTGCTGCATCGGACCTGAATGTCACGATCCGCGACATCCGAAAGCCGAAAGCCAGCAAAGACATGCGCCTCTTTGATGGGAGTGTCGCTGATGTCAAAGCGCTGCGGATTGCCGTTCTCGGCACCGATTGCGCCATCGGGAAGCGGACAACGGCCACCGTCTTGGCGCGGGCGCTGAATGCAAAAGGTATCAAGACCGTGCTTGTTGGCACGGGCCAGACCGGCCTGATGCAGGGCGCAAAATACGGGATCGCAATGGATGCCGTGCCGCCGCAATTCTGCTGTGGCGAGCTTGAGGGCGCGGTAGTTGCCGCGTCTGACGGCGAACAGCCCGATGTGATCCTAATCGAAGGACAGGGCGCCCTGAGCCACCCTGCCTTTTGCACATCGGCCTTCATTCTGCGGGGGAGCCAGCCGGATGCGGTCATCCTGCAGCACGCGCCAAAACGTGCCCATCGCTGCGACTTTCCAACTATGCCGATGCCCACGTCATCAAGTGAGATCGCTTTGATCGAAGCCTTTGCTGATACCAAGGTCATCGGTGTTACGCTCAATCACGAGGGGATGTCTGAGGCCGAGATCACCGATACGATCGCGGCCCAATCACAAGAGCTTGGGCTGCCGGTCACCGATGCATTGGCCAGACCGGTTGCAGAACTGCTTGCGATGGTCACTGCCGCATACCCGGCACTGACGCGAAGGCCTGTTGTGGCAACAGTATGA
- the tcuA gene encoding FAD-dependent tricarballylate dehydrogenase TcuA: protein MTVAYDIVVIGGGNAALCAAITAAETGARVLILETAPKPYRGGNSRHTRNFRCMHHGPLGPLVESYTEDEYLADLMKVTGGKTDEHLARLAIRTSEECLPWMEEHGVRFQPSLSGTLSLARTNAFFRGGGKSLVNAYYRTAEGLGVDVLYEAAVTHLELEGDRVTRVDYTHEGAAKSLSPKSVVVASGGFQADTDWLARAWGPAAKNFLIRGTPYNRGVVLADLLDQGIAQVGDPTQCHAVAIDGRAPKFDGGIVTRLDCVPFSIVVNKDAQRFYDEGEDVWPKRYAIWGRLVAAQPDQVGYVIIDAKSLNLFMPSVFPPIKADTLAELAGKMGLPGDALEQTVAAFNEACGDQTAFHPTELDGVATSGLTPPKTNWARPITEPPFYGYSLRTGVTFTYLGLKVDENAQCSIGDRLVSNLWAAGETMAGSILGQGYLAGFGMTIGTVFGRIAGKEAAAHAN, encoded by the coding sequence GTGACCGTAGCCTACGATATCGTCGTGATCGGCGGCGGCAATGCAGCCCTTTGTGCCGCGATCACCGCCGCCGAAACGGGCGCCCGCGTGTTGATCCTTGAAACGGCACCGAAACCCTACCGGGGCGGCAATTCCCGCCATACCCGCAACTTCCGCTGCATGCACCACGGGCCACTGGGGCCGCTGGTCGAAAGCTACACCGAAGACGAATATCTTGCCGATCTGATGAAGGTGACGGGTGGCAAGACCGATGAACATCTTGCGCGCCTTGCCATCCGCACCTCTGAGGAATGCCTGCCTTGGATGGAAGAACATGGCGTGCGGTTTCAGCCTTCGCTCTCGGGCACCCTATCCCTTGCACGTACCAACGCCTTCTTTCGCGGCGGTGGCAAAAGCCTCGTGAACGCCTATTATCGCACCGCCGAAGGGCTGGGCGTGGATGTGCTCTATGAAGCCGCCGTGACCCATCTCGAACTGGAAGGCGACCGGGTGACGCGGGTGGACTATACCCATGAGGGGGCCGCCAAGAGCCTTTCGCCCAAATCCGTCGTCGTGGCTTCTGGCGGCTTTCAGGCCGATACCGACTGGCTGGCACGCGCATGGGGGCCAGCGGCAAAGAATTTCCTGATCCGCGGCACGCCCTATAACCGCGGCGTGGTTCTGGCGGATCTGCTGGATCAAGGCATCGCACAGGTCGGCGATCCGACCCAATGCCATGCCGTCGCCATCGACGGGCGCGCGCCGAAGTTCGACGGTGGGATCGTCACACGGCTGGATTGCGTGCCCTTCTCCATCGTCGTGAACAAAGACGCACAGCGGTTCTATGACGAAGGCGAGGATGTCTGGCCCAAACGCTACGCCATCTGGGGCCGACTGGTGGCCGCCCAGCCCGATCAGGTCGGCTATGTCATTATCGACGCGAAATCGCTGAACCTGTTCATGCCTTCGGTTTTTCCACCAATCAAAGCCGATACGCTGGCGGAACTGGCGGGTAAGATGGGCCTGCCCGGTGATGCGCTGGAGCAGACCGTGGCCGCGTTCAACGAAGCCTGTGGCGATCAAACTGCCTTCCACCCCACCGAGCTTGATGGCGTGGCGACCTCCGGCCTCACCCCACCCAAAACCAACTGGGCGCGACCGATCACCGAGCCGCCGTTCTACGGCTATTCGCTGCGCACTGGCGTCACTTTTACCTATCTCGGGCTGAAGGTGGATGAAAACGCGCAATGCTCCATCGGCGACCGTCTGGTCAGCAACCTCTGGGCGGCGGGCGAAACCATGGCGGGCTCGATCTTGGGCCAAGGCTACCTCGCCGGGTTTGGCATGACCATCGGCACCGTATTCGGACGTATCGCAGGCAAGGAGGCCGCGGCCCATGCAAATTGA
- a CDS encoding GntR family transcriptional regulator, with the protein MSDEDRTPQGNSTYAQLMDELRAGRLNPGDRLRETELADRLGVSRTPVREAIRQLEADGVVAHIPRQGASIRTLDYAEVMELYEMRAVLEGTAARLAARAASDIEIEELQDMNQQLAALGNVPEAFTLNRQFHAALLDAAKNRFLTRSIHTLQKTLMILGPTTLTDPARAERAVEEHFGVLDAIKARDATLAEAAMRAHIEAAQRVRVRALRAQPSRDQTYDGDLL; encoded by the coding sequence ATGAGCGATGAAGACCGCACACCGCAGGGCAACTCTACCTATGCGCAACTGATGGACGAACTGCGTGCCGGTCGGCTGAACCCCGGCGACAGGCTGCGTGAAACCGAACTGGCCGACCGTCTGGGCGTCTCCCGCACCCCCGTGCGCGAGGCGATCCGCCAGTTGGAGGCCGACGGCGTCGTGGCGCATATTCCACGGCAAGGGGCGAGCATCCGCACGCTCGACTACGCCGAGGTGATGGAACTTTACGAGATGCGCGCCGTGTTGGAGGGCACCGCCGCACGGCTGGCCGCCCGCGCCGCCTCGGACATCGAGATTGAAGAGCTGCAGGACATGAACCAGCAGCTTGCCGCTCTGGGCAATGTGCCCGAAGCCTTCACCCTAAACCGTCAGTTTCACGCAGCCCTCTTGGACGCCGCAAAGAACCGTTTTCTGACCCGGTCGATCCATACGCTGCAAAAGACGCTGATGATCCTCGGCCCGACAACCCTCACCGACCCTGCCCGCGCCGAGAGAGCGGTAGAGGAGCACTTTGGCGTTCTGGACGCGATCAAGGCCCGCGATGCTACTCTCGCTGAAGCTGCCATGCGCGCGCATATCGAAGCGGCTCAGCGAGTGCGTGTTCGCGCCCTGCGCGCACAGCCGTCGCGCGATCAGACCTATGACGGAGACCTACTGTGA
- a CDS encoding AbrB family transcriptional regulator has product MRISQSTLSRTLTLILAGGGTLVFWRLDLPLPFLFGPMAACLIAALSNVPIKGFGQVSVAARTILGVAVGASITPDLFHQLPQMAMSVALVPVFITLIGLIGVPFFRHVWGFDGPTAYYAAMPGGLQDMVIFGAEAGGDPRALSLIHATRVLIIVTLAPAFLTLAYGAGLTNPIGAPVTELPVSEMALMAAAALIGWKGGERIGLFGASILGPMIVTAVLSLSGLIHSRPPAEAILAAQFFIGCGIGVHFLGVTWGELTRVVLAGVAYVLVLAVLAAGFTGLVTWAGLGDPVEAFLAFAPGGQAEMTVLAIVTGADLGFVITHHLTRIVLVIVGAPLVAGLMARRRKG; this is encoded by the coding sequence ATGCGCATTTCCCAATCGACCCTAAGTCGCACGCTGACCCTGATCCTCGCCGGAGGTGGTACTTTGGTCTTTTGGCGGCTTGATCTGCCGCTGCCATTTCTTTTCGGGCCGATGGCAGCCTGCCTTATCGCGGCATTGTCGAACGTACCGATAAAGGGCTTCGGTCAAGTCTCGGTCGCAGCGCGCACGATCCTCGGGGTGGCGGTCGGCGCCTCGATCACGCCTGACCTGTTCCACCAACTCCCGCAAATGGCGATGTCGGTGGCCTTGGTGCCGGTTTTCATTACACTCATTGGCTTGATCGGCGTTCCGTTCTTCCGCCATGTCTGGGGGTTCGACGGGCCAACGGCCTATTACGCTGCCATGCCAGGTGGCCTGCAGGACATGGTGATCTTTGGTGCCGAAGCGGGGGGCGACCCGCGCGCACTGTCCCTGATCCATGCCACGCGGGTGTTGATTATCGTCACCCTTGCGCCTGCCTTTCTGACGCTGGCCTACGGGGCAGGGCTGACCAATCCCATCGGCGCACCGGTGACGGAGCTTCCGGTGAGCGAGATGGCCCTGATGGCCGCCGCGGCCTTGATCGGCTGGAAAGGGGGAGAGCGGATCGGCCTCTTTGGCGCGTCAATCCTTGGCCCCATGATCGTCACCGCTGTCTTGTCGCTCTCCGGTCTGATCCACAGCCGCCCGCCAGCCGAAGCCATCCTTGCCGCGCAGTTTTTCATCGGCTGCGGGATCGGCGTGCATTTTCTGGGCGTGACATGGGGCGAGCTGACGCGGGTGGTGCTGGCGGGCGTCGCCTATGTGCTGGTGCTCGCCGTCTTGGCCGCAGGTTTCACCGGCCTCGTCACCTGGGCCGGGTTGGGCGATCCGGTCGAGGCATTCCTTGCCTTCGCGCCGGGCGGGCAGGCCGAGATGACGGTGCTGGCCATCGTTACCGGGGCGGACTTGGGATTCGTCATCACGCACCACCTAACGCGCATTGTGCTGGTGATCGTCGGCGCGCCGCTGGTCGCGGGGCTTATGGCACGTAGACGGAAGGGTTGA